The sequence below is a genomic window from Shinella zoogloeoides.
GGTCGCCGAGAAGCTCGGCATCGGCATCTACGAGACGCCGACCGGCTGGAAGTTCTTCGGCAACCTGCTCGACGCGGGCCTTGCCACGATCTGCGGCGAAGAGAGCGCCGGCACCGGCTCCAACCATGTGCGCGAAAAGGACGGCCTCTGGGCGGTCCTGCTCTGGCTCAACATCCTCGCCGTGCGCAAGGAAAGCGTGCTCGACATCGTGGAGCAGCACTGGGCGACCTACGGGCGCAACTACTATTCACGCCACGACTACGAGGAGGTCGACACCGAGGCCGCCAACGGCCTGATGGCGAACCTGCGAGACCAGCTCGCAACGCTCCCCGGCAAGTCCTTCGGCGCGCTGACGGTCGAGACGGCCGACGACTTTGCCTATAACGATCCGGTCGACCAGTCCGTCAGCAAGAACCAGGGCATCCGCATCCTGTTCGAAGGCGGCTCGCGCGTCGTCTTCCGCCTCTCCGGCACCGGCACCTCGGGCGCGACGCTGCGCGTCTATATCGAGCGCTTCGAGCCCGACGCCACCCGCCATGACATCGACACGCAGGAGGCGCTGGCCGACCTCATCGCGGTCGCCGACGAGATCGCCGGCATCAAGTCCCGCACGGGCCGCGATGCGCCGACCGTGATCACCTGAGATGAGCATCACCGCCCCATCCTTCGCGCCGGGCGCCACGCTCTCCGGGGACGGGGTGGAATTCGCGGTCTATTCGCACGATGCTTCCCGCGTCGAGCTCTGCCTGTTCGACGACGAGGGCGACAGGGAACTCGCCCGCCTCACCATGGGGCGGGACGAGAACGGCTTCCACCGCGTCTTCGTCGAGGGCGCGGCGGCCGGCACGCGCTACGGTTTTCGCGCGGACGGCGTCTATTCGCCCGACCACGGCCTCTGGTTCGATCCGGCAAAGCTGCTGGTCGATCCCTATGCCCGGGAACTCGACCGCCGCTTCGTGCATGACGGACGGCTCACCGTCTTCGGCGCGGAAACGGCGGATATCGTGCCGAAGGCCATCGTCACCCGCGATCGGCCGGTGACGGTGAAGCCGCCTCTCTTCCGGCCCGGCGGCTTCATCTACGAGATCGCCGTGCGCGGCTTCACCATGCTGCATCCGGACGTGCCGGAAGCGATGCGCGGCACGGTCGGCGCGCTCGCCCATCCCGCCGTGCTCGCCCATCTGAAGCGCCTCGGCGTCGATGCCGTCGAGCTGATGCCGATCACCGCCTGGATCGACGAGCGTCACCTGCCGCCGCTCGGCCTTTCCAACAGCTGGGGCTACAACCCCATCGCCCTGATGGCGCTCGATCCGCGCCTCGTGCCCGGCGGCATGAAGGAGCTTGCGGACACGGTGGCGGCCCTGCGTGCGGAAGGCATCGGCACCATCCTCGACCTCGTCTTCAACCATTCCGGCGAGAGCGACCGCCACGGCGCGACGCTCTCCATGCGCGGCCTCGACAATCTCACCTATTATCGCCATGTGCCCGACAGGCCAGGTGAGCTGATCAACGATACCGGCTGCGGCAACACCATTGCCGGCGAGCATCCGGTCGTGCGCCAGCTCGTGCTCGACAGCCTGCGCCATTTCGTGCGCCATGCCGGTGTCGATGGCTTCCGCTTCGACCTCGCCACCATTCTCGGCCGCGAGGCGAACGGTTTCTCCGCCCATGCCGCGCTGCTCTCCGATATCTGCGAGGATTCCTTGCTCCGGGATCGCGTGCTGATCGCCGAACCCTGGGATATCGGCCCCGGCGGCTACCAGCTCGGCAATTTCCCCGCCCCCTTCCTCGAATGGAACGACCGCTACCGCGACGACGCCCGCATGTTCTGGCGCGGCGACAGCCACAGGCTCGGCGGCTTCGTCACCGCCTTTGCCGGCTCCTCAGACATCTTCTCGCGCAACGGCGGCGAGCGCACCCGCACGGTCAATTTCCTCGCCGCCCATGACGGCTTCACGCTGATGGACCTCGTCTCGCACACGATGAAGCACAATGCGGCGAACGGCGAGGACAACCGCGACGGCCACAACGAGAACCATTCCTGGAACAACGGCGCGGAAGGCGCGACCACCGACGGCGCCGTGCTCTCGGCCCGCCGGGCGGACGTGAAGGCGCTGCTCTCCAGCCTGTTCCTGTCACGCGGCACCGTGATGCTGACGGCCGGCGACGAGGGCGGGCGCAGCCAGGGCGGCAACAACAACGCCTATTGCCAGGACAATGCCATCACCTGGCTGCACTGGGACCGGCTGGACGAAGGCCTGATCGAGCACACCGCCATGCTGTCGGCCATCCGCAAGCGCTTTCCGGCGCTCGGCGAGACGATCTTCCTCAGCGGCACCGGCGATGTCGAATGGCTGACGCTCGCCGGCAGCCCGATGACCGTCGCGGACTGGGAGGCTCCCTTTGCCGGCACCTTGCTCGTCCTCCTGAAGACGCCGGATCTCGAGCAGCGGCGCATCGTCCGCCTCGCGATCGCCATCAACCGCACGCATGGCGAACAGGCCCTTGCCTTGCCCCTGCCGGATGGACGAGACTGGGTGAGCCTGCTCACCGTCAACCATCCGGCGACCGGCATGCTTCACGCGCGCACCGTCGAAATTTTTGTCGAAAAATACTGAATTTCCATTGCCCGGACAAACCGTCTCTCTAAAGCACTTCCAGCAAAAGCGGATACCGGTTTTCGCTCGCAAATGCGGAAGACAAAGAGATAGATCCCGATACGAACGGCGAGAAGGCCAGATGCCAGCCACCATCCATTTGAAAGACATTCCCCCCCTCGTCGGAACGGAGATCGGCCTTTCGCGCTGGTTCACCGTCGACCAGACGATGATCGACCGTTTTGCCGATGCGACGGAGGACCATCAGTTCATCCACACCGATCCGGTGCGGGCCGCCGCCGAAACGCCGTTCGGCGGCACCATCGCCCACGGCTTCCTCACCCTCTCGCTGCTCTCGGCGATGAACTACGATTGCCTGCCGCACATCATCGAGCAGACGATGGGCATCAATTACGGTTTTGAGAAAATCCGGTTCATGACGCCGGTGAAGAGCGGCGCTCAGGTGCGTGGCCGCTTCAAGCTCGCCGAAGCCCGTTTCCGCGGCGCCGGCATGGTGACGATCCGCTATGACGTGACGGTCGAGATCGAGGACGAGCGCAAGCCGGCGCTGACGGCCGACTGGATCACCATCATCCAGTTCGATCCGAAGGACCGGCCGGAGAACGTGTGAAGATCCGCTCCGCCCGGCACGAGGATCTGCCGGCGCTCGGCGCCTGCGACTTCTCCTTCCTGGTTACCCGCGAGGCTATGCCGCCTTTCGAGGGCGACTGGCTGGCCCATGCCCGGCCGGTCGAGCCCTACCCCAAGAACTACGGCTTCGACCCCGCGGAACTGGAAACCTATGTGGCGATGGACGACAAGGCGCTTTTCGTCGTCATCGGCGACGAGGCGCCCGTCGGCTATATCGCGCTCTCGGCCGGCTGGAACAATTTCGCCTTCGTCGACGATCTCGCCGTCGATGCGCAATGGCGCGGCACCGGCGCCGCGCAGCGCCTGATGCAGCGCGCCGTCGACTGGACGAGGGAAAAGGGCCTGCCCGGCCTCCGGCTCGAGACCCAGAGCAACAATATCGCGGCCTGCCGCTTCTACCTGCGCCAGGATTTTACGCTCGGCGGCCATGACAGGCACCTGTACGAAGGGCTGTCCCCCGGCACGCGGGAGACAGCCCTGTTTTTCTACCGTTTTCTCTGATCGGCTCAGAGCCCGGCGTCTTCCGCGCCCTCGGCGAGCATGCCGAAGGCATAGGGCGAGAACGAGCGCCAGCACTCGACGCGGTAGTCCTCCTTGCCGGTGCGCAGCAACACGATCTCGATCTTGCCGAGCACCGTGCGCGCCGCAGCCCCCACCGGGAAGGCCGTCTTGCCGAGATCGAGCGGGCAGGCGGCGGCAATCGCCTCTGCCGCGTTCGGGCCGGAAACGAGGACGGCGGTATTGCGGTGGGAGACGTCCGTCGCCGAATGCAGCACGCCCGCATTCGCAGCGGCGGCCATCAGGTCCGCGCCGTTCTCGTCGATCAGCAGCCACTCGTCCGGGCCGAGCCAGAGCGCATGGCGGCCATTCGCGGAAGCCGAGGTCTTCGGACGCGTCGGCAGCGTCAGGCCGAAGGCCGACGACAGGGCGTCGAGCGCATCCGTGCCGGCGCGCAGCGACAGGCGGGTTGCGGGAGCGGCGGGCGTGACGCGCGCGCCGGCGGAGCCGCCGTGACGGCCGGCAAGCGGCGCCTTGCGAAGAGCTTGATCAGCCATTGAGGCGTCCTCCTTCCTTATCGATGAAGACCATGTCGCTGACCTCAACCGCGATGGTGCGGTCGGGCATCGGAACGTAGAGCGTCTGGCCCATGCGTGCCTGTCCGCCGGCAACGAGCGCCATGGCGATCGACCGGCCGCAATTTTCCGACCAGTAGGACGAGGTCACATGGCCGAGCATTTTCATCGGCTTCGGCTCGTTCGGATCGGCGACGATCTGCGCGCCCTCCTCCAGAACCACATTCGGGTCCTTGGTCAGGAGGCCGACAAGCTGCTTGCGGCCCTCCTTGACGAGGTCCGGGCGCTTGAGGCCGCGGATGCCGACGAAGTCCGCCTTCTTCTTGGAGACGGCCCAGCTGAGGCTGGCGTCGTGCGGCGTGACCGTGCCGTCCGTATCCTGGCCGACGATGATGTAGCCCTTCTCGGCGCGCAGGACGTGCATGGTCTCCGTGCCGTAGGCGCAGGCGCCGAGCGGCTCGGCCCGCGCCCAGATGGCTTCCCAGACGGCCTGGCCGTAATCGGCGGGAACGTTGACTTCGTAGCCCGCTTCACCGGTGAAGGACATGCGGAAGAGCCGGGTCGGCACGCCGCAGATTTTTCCTTCGCGCACGCTCATATGCGGGAAGGCCTCGTTGGAGATGTCGATGCCCTCGACCAGCGGCTCGAGGATTTCGCGCGCCTTCGGACCCTGCACGGCGATCACAGCCCATTGCTCGGTGGTCGAGGTCAGCCAGACCTTGAGATGCGGGAACTCCGTCTGGAGATAGTCTTCCATGTGGTGCATGACGCGCGGCGCGCCGCCCGTCGTGGTGGTGACATGGAAGCGGTCTTCCGCAAGGCGCCCGACGACGCCGTCGTCATAGACGAAGCCGTCCTCGCGCAGCATGATGCCGTAGCGGCAACGGCCGGGCTTCAACGTGTCCCACGCGTTGGTGTACATGAGGTTCATGAACTCGCCGGCATCCGGGCCGACGACCTCGATCTTGCCGAGCGTCGAGGCATCGAACAGGCCGGCGGCGTTGCGCACCGTGCGGCACTCGCGGTTGACCGCGTCATGCATGGTCTCGCCCGAGCGCGGATAGTACCAGGCGCGCTTCCAGTTGCCGACATCCTCGAAGACGGCGCCGTGCGCCTCCTCCCAGGCATGGATCGGCGTCTTGCGCGCCGGGTCGAACAGATCGCCACGCGAATGGCTGATCAGCGCGCCGAAGGTGACGGGCGTATAGGGCGCGCGGAACGTGGTGAGGCCGATCTTCGGGATCTCGCGGTTCAGCACTTCCGAGGCGATGGCAAGGCCGTGGATGTTGGAGAGCTTGCCCTGGTCCGTCGCCATGCCGTTGGTGGTGAAGCGCTTGATGTGCTCGATCGAGTGCATGCCCTCGCGCACCGCAAGGCGGATATCCTTGGCGCAGACGTCGTTCTGGAAGTCGACGAAAGCCTTGACGGTCGTGTCGACACCAGCGCCTTCGCCGGCCCCGGCCATGCCGCCGGTCCATTCGAAGGCGTTCTCGCCGCGAAGCTCGACCTTGCCGCCGCCCTCGTTGCCGGTGGCGCGGGCCATCAGCTCGCCGGCCGCCAGCGCCTCCTCGATCGTCGCCTGCAGACCGTCCGTGCCGTTGCACGAGCCGACGGAAAGGCAATCCTGCGCATAGGTGCCCGGCAGGAAACGGCCGGAGGCGGCGTCATAGGCCACCTTGCCGCGCGACTGCGAGAAGAGGTGGACGGAGGGCGTCCAGCCGGCGGACATCAAGAGCGCATCGACCGGGATCGAGCGCGCCGAGCCGCCGCCGTTGCGGGCGACCGACATGGAGGAGACGCGCAGCTTGCCCTTGGTGTCGACCACCGAATGGCCCGCCAGCACCTCGATGCCGAGCTTGCGGGCCTCGGCAAGGACGGCCTCGCCGGGCTTTTCGCGTACATCGACGATGGCGGCGATGGCGACGCCCGCGCGCTTCAGGTCGAAGGCCGCTTCATAGGCCGAGTCGCTCGCCGTGTAGACGCCGACCTTGCGGCCGACGGCGACGCCGAAATGGTTGAGATAGGTACGCGCCGCCGACGCCAGCATGATGCCCGGCCGATCGTTGTTGGCGAACACCATGTGCCGCTCGATGGAGCCGGTGGCGAGCACGACGCGCTTGGCGCGCACCTGCCACAGCCGCTCGCGCGGCAGCTTCCTGTCGGGGCGCGCGAGATGGTCCGTCACGCGCTCCACGAGGCCGACGAAATTGTGGTTGTAGTAGCCGAACGCCGTGGTGCGGGTGAGAACGGTGACGTTCTCCATCGCCTTCAGCTTCGCGGCGGTCGCCTGCGCCCAGTCGTAGCCGTTTTTCCCGTCGATGGTGACGGACGTGTCGTAATGCAGCGCACCGCCGACTTCCGGCTGCTCGTCGACGAGGATGACGCGTGCACCCGCCTCGGCGGCGGCGAGCGCCGCGGACAGGCCGGCGACGCCGGCACCGGCCACCAGCACGTCGCAATAGGCGTAGCGGTTGGCGTAGTGGTCAGGATCCTCCTCCGTCGGCGCGACGCCGAGGCCGGCGGCTTTACGGATGAAGGGCTCGTAGAGCTTTTCCCAAGCCGCCTTCGGCCACATGAAGGTCTTGTAGTAGAAGCCGGCGGCGAAGAACGGCGACAGGAGGTTGTTGACGCCGCCGACATCGAAGGCGAGCGAGGGCCAGCGGTTCTGCGATTCCACCTTCATGCCGTCGAAGACTTCCTGCACCGGCGCGCGCACATTCGGCTGGCGGCGTGCGGCGTCGCGCGACACGTCGATCAGCGCGTTCGGCTCTTCCGGCCCGGCCGAAAGGATACCGCGCGGGCGATGGTACTTGAACGACCGGCCGACGAGGTGCACGCCGTTGGCGAGCAGCGCCGAGGCGACGGTATCGCCCTCAAGCGCGTCGAAGGTCTTTCCGTCGAAGGTGAAACGCGCCGTCCTGGCGGGCGTCAGGCGGCCCTGGCCGGCAATGCGATTGGCACCGCTCATTTCGCGATTCCTTCTACGGCTTCATAGGTTTCGACGGTCTTTTCGGTGGCGGGGGCGACGCCCGGCAGATCGGGTTTCGGCTCGCCGGCCTTGTAGCTCATGTAGAACCGGTCGCTCACCGTGTCGCGCGCCGCGTTGAAGAAGCGCCCGCAGCCGTGGATATGGCGCCAGCGTTCGAAGATCAGGCCCTTCGGGTTGTCACGCAGGAAGAAATAGTCCTGGAACTCCTCGTCGGTGATGTCGGCGATGTTGGTCGGCCGGGCGATGTGCGCGTCGCCGCCATGGCGGAATTCGAGCTCGGAGCGCTCTTCCTCGCAGTAGGGGCAGTAGATCAGCAGCATTTTATCCTACCTGTTTAAAGCTCTGGACCCGTCACAAGCGTGCCCGGTTCCTGGTCGCAAAGTCTCTGGCCCATGGTGACGAAGGGCACGAGCCGATGAAGCAGCTGCGCGGTATCGTCGTAGGGAGCCAGCACGTCTGGCACGCCAATATTGATGATGCTCATCGCAAAGAGGTTGCGTCGATGTGGAAGGCGCGGGTCAGGTCCTTTTCGTCCGGGACAAAATAGACCGCGGGTTCCCCGAGCACTTTCGCACATCCCAGCATCCCGCTCTCGGCGATGAAAGGCCAATTCTTCTCGCTCGCCGCCTTGCGGATTGTCTGAAAGCGAAAGTCATCCGGTTCGGGGAAGACATCGCCGACCGGCAGGGCGCCGGCCGTCATCAGCAATCCGGCGACGAGCGCGCCATTCATCAGTGTGCCACCGCCGCCGCTGCCGCCTCGTCGATGAGGCGGCCAGTGCGGAAGCGGTCGAGCGTCAGGCCGGCCGCCAGCTTGTGCGGCTCGCCCTTCGCGATGAGATGGGCGAAGAGATGGGCCGAACCCGGCGTCGCCTTGAAGCCGCCGGTGCCCCAGCCGCAGTTGACGAAGAGGTTCTTGACCGGCGTCACGCCCTGGATCGCCGAACGGTCCGGCGTGTTGTCGGTGATGCCGCCCCACTGGCGCATCATCTTGACGCGGCGGAACATCGGGAAGAGCTCGCAGATGGCGTCGAGCGTATGCGTGATGATCTGCAGGCCGCCCGTCTGGGAGTACGAATTGTACTGGTCCGTACCCGCGCCGATGACGAGTTCGCCCTTGTCCGACTGCGAGATATAGGCATGCACCGAGTTGGACATGACGACGCAGGGGAAGATCGGCTTCATCGGCTCGGAGACCAGCGCCTGGAGCGGCACGGAATGCAGCGGCAGCTTGACGTCGGCCATCGAGAGGATGACCGAGTTGTGGCCCGAAGCCGACACGGCGATCTTCTTTGCCCCGATGAAGCCCTTCGACGTCTCGACACCCGTCACCGCGCCGTCAGGCCCGCGGCGGATGCCCTTGACCTCGCAGTTCTGGATGACATGCACGCCGCGATCGGAAGCCGCGCGGGCGTAGCCCCAGGCGACGGCATCGTGGCGGGCGGTGCCGCCGCGGCGCTGCAGGGCCGCGCCGTTGATCGGATAGCGGGCCGTCGCAGAGATGTCGAGGACCGGCACGAAATCCTTCGCCTGCTGCGGTGTCAGCCACTCGTTGTCGATACCGTAGAGACGGTTGGCGTGGACGTGCCGCTGGAAAGACTGCTTGTCGTGCACATTGTGCGACAGCATCATCACGCCGCGCGGCGAGTACATGACATTGTAGTTGAGGTCCTGGCTGAGGTTCTCCCAGAGCTTCAGCGAGTGCTCGTATATGTCCATGCTCTCGTCATAGAGATAGTTCGAGCGGATGATGGTCGTGTTGCGGCCGGTATTGCCGCCGCCGAGCCAGCCCTTCTCGATCACGGCGACATTGGTGATGCCGTGCTCCTTGGCGAGGTAGTAGGCCGCGCCGAGGCCGTGGCCGCCGCCGCCGACGATGATCACGTCGTATTCCTTGCGCGGCTCGGGCGAGGTCCACTGTGCCTCCCATCCCTTGTGGCCGCGCATCGCCTCGCGGGCGACGGCAAAAGCCGAATATTTGCGCATCCCGTATCCTCGATGTCTCGCCGGCCCCGCCGGCTGTTTCCTGCCCCGATAGAAAGCAAATCCTGACGCCGCGCGCCGTATTCTTTGCGACGCATTCAGGCGCACCTTGTACCACATGCGACATGACCCCCAATGGGGCTTTCTCGACGGTTTTGCACCCCTTCCACGCAAATATCCCCGACATCAGGCGCAGGAGACTGGACTTCTTCCAAGTGTTCTGGTATCCGACGCCCAATCGTCAGCCTTCCGGGCTGCGCGAACGTCACTTATTTGCCTGACGACCTCAAGGAATCGCCGGGTAACAACGAACAAAGGAACGGGATTCTCGTGCAGGTACTTGTCCGCGACAACAACGTTGATCAGGCTCTCCGCGCTCTCAAGAAGAAGATGCAGCGCGAAGGCATTTTCCGTGAAATGAAGATGCGCGACTATTACGAAAAGCCGTCGCAGAAGCGTGCGCGTGAAAAGGCCGAAGCCGTTCGTCGCGTTCGCAAGCTGGCCCGCAAGCGCGCCCAGCGCGAAGGCCTCGTCGGCGGCCGTCCTGGCGCCCGTTAATCGGCCGTCATTTCGACGTTTTCGGATGCAAGACCGGGCGGGGGCGATGAATTCGCCGCCGCCTTTTTTGACATGACCGGAAGATTTTCACGCTTGTGAAAGACTTCCCATGCAATTCCGGGTCGATCGCTACGCACCTTGCCGGAATTGTGGTGAGCCGTAGCGTATTCTTCGCGCATGAGGCGCGCACGAAGCTCCGTTTTGAGGATTCGCACTTGGACATGGCTGCATCTACCGGGTACCCGACCGATCGTCTTTCTCCCTCGTCCGCCCGCATGCGCCGCCCCTTGATGGCCGCGGCTGCCGCGACCGCGATGGCCCTCATGCTTGCCGGCTGCCAGTCGACCACCTCGACGGACGTCCTGAAGGTCGAGCGCGCGCAGGGCTCGCAGGAGAACATCTCGTCGCTCTCCGCCGTGATCGCCGCCAATCCGCAGGATCCGGAAGGCTACAACGTCCGTGGTTCGGCCTATGGCCGCGCCGGCGAGCATCGCCGCGCGCTGGAGGACTTCAACCGCGCCATCGAGCTCAACCCGCGCTTCTACCAGGCCTATGCCAACCGCGCGCTCGTGCAGCGCAGCCTCGGCGATCAGGCGCAGGCGGCGGCCGACTACAACACGGCGCTGCAGCTCAGCCCCAACTATGACGTCGCCTATATCGGCCGCGGCAATCTCTATCGCCAGGCCGGCCGCCTCGACGACGCGTTCCGCGACTTCAACCGCGCCATCGAGCTCGATACGACCGATCCGCGCGCCTATCACAACCGCGGCCTGATCTACCAGGCGCGCCGCCAGCACGACAAGGCGATCGACGACTTCTCGAAGGCCATCTCGCTCTCGCCGAACTCGGCCGAGCCCTATAACGGCCGCGGCATCTCCTATGCCGCGCAGGGCGACGACGACAACGCGTTCCAGGACTTCAACACGGCGATCAACCTCGACGGCAAGCTGGCCGAATCCTGGGCGAACCAGGCGCTGATCTACGAGCGCCGCGGCGACAATGCCCGCGCGGCAAGGTCCTATTCGCAGGCCCTGCGCCTCG
It includes:
- the glgX gene encoding glycogen debranching protein GlgX, translated to MSITAPSFAPGATLSGDGVEFAVYSHDASRVELCLFDDEGDRELARLTMGRDENGFHRVFVEGAAAGTRYGFRADGVYSPDHGLWFDPAKLLVDPYARELDRRFVHDGRLTVFGAETADIVPKAIVTRDRPVTVKPPLFRPGGFIYEIAVRGFTMLHPDVPEAMRGTVGALAHPAVLAHLKRLGVDAVELMPITAWIDERHLPPLGLSNSWGYNPIALMALDPRLVPGGMKELADTVAALRAEGIGTILDLVFNHSGESDRHGATLSMRGLDNLTYYRHVPDRPGELINDTGCGNTIAGEHPVVRQLVLDSLRHFVRHAGVDGFRFDLATILGREANGFSAHAALLSDICEDSLLRDRVLIAEPWDIGPGGYQLGNFPAPFLEWNDRYRDDARMFWRGDSHRLGGFVTAFAGSSDIFSRNGGERTRTVNFLAAHDGFTLMDLVSHTMKHNAANGEDNRDGHNENHSWNNGAEGATTDGAVLSARRADVKALLSSLFLSRGTVMLTAGDEGGRSQGGNNNAYCQDNAITWLHWDRLDEGLIEHTAMLSAIRKRFPALGETIFLSGTGDVEWLTLAGSPMTVADWEAPFAGTLLVLLKTPDLEQRRIVRLAIAINRTHGEQALALPLPDGRDWVSLLTVNHPATGMLHARTVEIFVEKY
- a CDS encoding MaoC family dehydratase; translation: MPATIHLKDIPPLVGTEIGLSRWFTVDQTMIDRFADATEDHQFIHTDPVRAAAETPFGGTIAHGFLTLSLLSAMNYDCLPHIIEQTMGINYGFEKIRFMTPVKSGAQVRGRFKLAEARFRGAGMVTIRYDVTVEIEDERKPALTADWITIIQFDPKDRPENV
- a CDS encoding GNAT family N-acetyltransferase, with product MKIRSARHEDLPALGACDFSFLVTREAMPPFEGDWLAHARPVEPYPKNYGFDPAELETYVAMDDKALFVVIGDEAPVGYIALSAGWNNFAFVDDLAVDAQWRGTGAAQRLMQRAVDWTREKGLPGLRLETQSNNIAACRFYLRQDFTLGGHDRHLYEGLSPGTRETALFFYRFL
- a CDS encoding sarcosine oxidase subunit gamma, with amino-acid sequence MADQALRKAPLAGRHGGSAGARVTPAAPATRLSLRAGTDALDALSSAFGLTLPTRPKTSASANGRHALWLGPDEWLLIDENGADLMAAAANAGVLHSATDVSHRNTAVLVSGPNAAEAIAAACPLDLGKTAFPVGAAARTVLGKIEIVLLRTGKEDYRVECWRSFSPYAFGMLAEGAEDAGL
- a CDS encoding sarcosine oxidase subunit alpha, whose amino-acid sequence is MSGANRIAGQGRLTPARTARFTFDGKTFDALEGDTVASALLANGVHLVGRSFKYHRPRGILSAGPEEPNALIDVSRDAARRQPNVRAPVQEVFDGMKVESQNRWPSLAFDVGGVNNLLSPFFAAGFYYKTFMWPKAAWEKLYEPFIRKAAGLGVAPTEEDPDHYANRYAYCDVLVAGAGVAGLSAALAAAEAGARVILVDEQPEVGGALHYDTSVTIDGKNGYDWAQATAAKLKAMENVTVLTRTTAFGYYNHNFVGLVERVTDHLARPDRKLPRERLWQVRAKRVVLATGSIERHMVFANNDRPGIMLASAARTYLNHFGVAVGRKVGVYTASDSAYEAAFDLKRAGVAIAAIVDVREKPGEAVLAEARKLGIEVLAGHSVVDTKGKLRVSSMSVARNGGGSARSIPVDALLMSAGWTPSVHLFSQSRGKVAYDAASGRFLPGTYAQDCLSVGSCNGTDGLQATIEEALAAGELMARATGNEGGGKVELRGENAFEWTGGMAGAGEGAGVDTTVKAFVDFQNDVCAKDIRLAVREGMHSIEHIKRFTTNGMATDQGKLSNIHGLAIASEVLNREIPKIGLTTFRAPYTPVTFGALISHSRGDLFDPARKTPIHAWEEAHGAVFEDVGNWKRAWYYPRSGETMHDAVNRECRTVRNAAGLFDASTLGKIEVVGPDAGEFMNLMYTNAWDTLKPGRCRYGIMLREDGFVYDDGVVGRLAEDRFHVTTTTGGAPRVMHHMEDYLQTEFPHLKVWLTSTTEQWAVIAVQGPKAREILEPLVEGIDISNEAFPHMSVREGKICGVPTRLFRMSFTGEAGYEVNVPADYGQAVWEAIWARAEPLGACAYGTETMHVLRAEKGYIIVGQDTDGTVTPHDASLSWAVSKKKADFVGIRGLKRPDLVKEGRKQLVGLLTKDPNVVLEEGAQIVADPNEPKPMKMLGHVTSSYWSENCGRSIAMALVAGGQARMGQTLYVPMPDRTIAVEVSDMVFIDKEGGRLNG
- a CDS encoding sarcosine oxidase subunit delta, with amino-acid sequence MLLIYCPYCEEERSELEFRHGGDAHIARPTNIADITDEEFQDYFFLRDNPKGLIFERWRHIHGCGRFFNAARDTVSDRFYMSYKAGEPKPDLPGVAPATEKTVETYEAVEGIAK
- a CDS encoding sarcosine oxidase subunit beta family protein → MRKYSAFAVAREAMRGHKGWEAQWTSPEPRKEYDVIIVGGGGHGLGAAYYLAKEHGITNVAVIEKGWLGGGNTGRNTTIIRSNYLYDESMDIYEHSLKLWENLSQDLNYNVMYSPRGVMMLSHNVHDKQSFQRHVHANRLYGIDNEWLTPQQAKDFVPVLDISATARYPINGAALQRRGGTARHDAVAWGYARAASDRGVHVIQNCEVKGIRRGPDGAVTGVETSKGFIGAKKIAVSASGHNSVILSMADVKLPLHSVPLQALVSEPMKPIFPCVVMSNSVHAYISQSDKGELVIGAGTDQYNSYSQTGGLQIITHTLDAICELFPMFRRVKMMRQWGGITDNTPDRSAIQGVTPVKNLFVNCGWGTGGFKATPGSAHLFAHLIAKGEPHKLAAGLTLDRFRTGRLIDEAAAAAVAH
- the rpsU gene encoding 30S ribosomal protein S21; the encoded protein is MQVLVRDNNVDQALRALKKKMQREGIFREMKMRDYYEKPSQKRAREKAEAVRRVRKLARKRAQREGLVGGRPGAR
- a CDS encoding tetratricopeptide repeat protein, whose translation is MRRPLMAAAAATAMALMLAGCQSTTSTDVLKVERAQGSQENISSLSAVIAANPQDPEGYNVRGSAYGRAGEHRRALEDFNRAIELNPRFYQAYANRALVQRSLGDQAQAAADYNTALQLSPNYDVAYIGRGNLYRQAGRLDDAFRDFNRAIELDTTDPRAYHNRGLIYQARRQHDKAIDDFSKAISLSPNSAEPYNGRGISYAAQGDDDNAFQDFNTAINLDGKLAESWANQALIYERRGDNARAARSYSQALRLDPNYAPAKSGLARTRGAGNAAKPA